One genomic window of Myxococcus virescens includes the following:
- a CDS encoding phytanoyl-CoA dioxygenase family protein — MLCVDVERFDIRPALAHYAEHGYAKLGRVLGDEGLDALRERADDLMLGRVVHPGLFFQPDATTGRYEDAPLGLGWQGPSLDYRKLEKLEKDPRFLAWMENPLFERIARALIPGDIVLYRAILFHKGQAGGSNLPWHQDGGRLWGLTHEPELQIWTALDDAPEDGGCLEVVPGSHRGGLVTPLGGVIPPDAVAAADADSRVLSLPARAGEAILVHNHLWHRSGRGRPGLRRRAFSACYMDAAVRCLRKKKAPRVFPPMFRR; from the coding sequence ATGCTTTGCGTCGACGTGGAACGGTTCGATATCCGCCCTGCCCTGGCCCACTACGCCGAGCACGGCTACGCGAAGCTGGGCCGGGTGCTGGGTGACGAGGGCCTGGACGCGCTCCGCGAGCGGGCCGACGACCTGATGCTGGGCCGGGTCGTCCACCCGGGCCTCTTCTTCCAGCCGGACGCCACCACCGGCCGCTACGAGGACGCCCCCCTCGGACTGGGCTGGCAGGGCCCCTCCCTGGACTACCGCAAGCTGGAGAAGCTGGAGAAGGACCCGCGCTTCCTGGCGTGGATGGAGAACCCGCTGTTCGAACGCATCGCCCGGGCGCTCATCCCCGGCGACATCGTCCTCTACCGCGCCATCCTCTTCCACAAGGGGCAGGCCGGCGGCAGCAACCTGCCCTGGCACCAGGATGGCGGCCGGCTGTGGGGGCTCACCCACGAACCGGAGCTGCAGATCTGGACCGCGCTGGATGACGCCCCCGAGGACGGCGGCTGTCTGGAAGTCGTCCCGGGCAGCCACCGCGGCGGCCTGGTGACGCCCCTGGGCGGGGTGATTCCTCCGGACGCGGTGGCGGCGGCCGACGCGGACTCCCGCGTCCTGTCCCTGCCGGCGCGCGCCGGCGAGGCCATCCTGGTCCACAACCACCTCTGGCACCGCTCCGGACGTGGGCGCCCCGGCCTGCGCCGCCGCGCCTTCTCCGCCTGCTACATGGACGCGGCCGTGCGCTGCCTGCGCAAGAAGAAGGCCCCCCGCGTCTTCCCGCCCATGTTCCGCCGCTGA
- a CDS encoding ATP-binding protein, whose translation MKFLCLTSDDRHPVAEELRRQGQAVFSTADVVEAGAALGHGPVDVLVVDAADLVEDARWLDALRTRARPEEPLVLGLARDDTDAALEPLLAAGVDEFLVEPFTPVQVRSRRLLLERRVAARRQRRTSEAEARGEVARLASIIQMQSDVAMAGYGLDELMRLLCERSRVLCGADGAAVALLGADTDEEVTYLVASGSLTPFIGFRLKVEGSLTGASLLRGEVMRTDDSEADVRVNVTALRQVGARSMICVPLWREGRPVGVLNVTSRRPNTFEDRDVRTLELMAGLLGAAMGNAAEAQARQELMVQNTLAMGALEESQELFASFMDNIPAVAFMKDERGRRIWVNARYSRFFGYPVGADMSNVADVELMPAASAEQSRRDDDAVLTSGKQSITEMMVPARDGTERHWLTYRFIVRERSGRRLLAGVAVDITDRKAMQAQLVVSDRLAAVGTLAAGVAHEINNPLAFVLSNLSFLAGELHALAPELPSGRMAELEEVLREATDGAHRVRQIVRDLRTFSRGDDEVATAVNVQAVLESAITLARSELKLRAQLVRDYCEVPLVEGNEGRFGQVFLNLLINAAQAIPMGQSEQHEVRLSLRSTGDRVIIEVRDTGVGMPPEVRARIFDPFFTTKPVGEGTGLGLSICHGIVTGFGGDISVESEEGRGSTFRVSLPVARRAKEPVEPPLRMPLVG comes from the coding sequence ATGAAGTTCCTGTGTCTCACCTCTGATGACCGGCACCCCGTGGCGGAGGAACTGCGGCGCCAGGGCCAGGCCGTGTTCAGCACCGCCGACGTGGTGGAAGCCGGCGCGGCGCTGGGGCACGGGCCCGTGGACGTACTGGTGGTGGACGCGGCGGACCTGGTGGAGGACGCGCGCTGGCTGGACGCGCTGCGGACGCGGGCGCGTCCCGAGGAGCCGCTGGTGCTGGGGTTGGCGCGGGACGACACCGACGCGGCGCTCGAGCCGCTGCTGGCCGCGGGCGTGGACGAGTTCCTGGTGGAGCCCTTCACCCCGGTGCAGGTGCGCTCACGGCGGTTGTTGCTGGAGCGGCGGGTGGCGGCGCGACGCCAGCGGCGGACGTCCGAGGCGGAGGCGCGGGGCGAGGTGGCGCGGCTGGCCTCCATCATCCAGATGCAGTCGGACGTGGCGATGGCGGGCTACGGGCTCGACGAGCTGATGCGGCTGCTGTGCGAGCGCTCGCGGGTGTTGTGCGGCGCGGACGGCGCGGCGGTGGCGCTGCTGGGGGCGGACACCGACGAGGAGGTGACCTACCTGGTGGCCAGCGGCAGCCTGACGCCCTTCATTGGCTTCCGGCTGAAGGTGGAGGGCAGTCTCACGGGCGCCAGCCTGCTGCGGGGCGAGGTGATGCGCACGGATGACTCGGAGGCGGACGTCCGGGTCAACGTGACGGCGCTGCGCCAGGTGGGCGCGCGGTCGATGATTTGTGTGCCGCTGTGGCGCGAGGGCCGCCCGGTGGGCGTGCTCAACGTCACCAGCCGGCGGCCGAACACGTTCGAGGACCGGGACGTGCGCACGCTGGAGCTGATGGCGGGTCTGCTCGGCGCGGCCATGGGCAACGCGGCCGAGGCCCAGGCGCGTCAGGAGTTGATGGTGCAGAACACGCTGGCGATGGGCGCGCTGGAGGAGTCGCAGGAGCTGTTCGCGTCCTTCATGGACAACATCCCCGCGGTGGCCTTCATGAAGGACGAGCGGGGCCGCCGCATCTGGGTGAACGCGCGCTACAGCCGGTTCTTCGGCTACCCGGTGGGCGCGGACATGTCCAACGTGGCCGACGTGGAGTTGATGCCCGCGGCCTCCGCCGAGCAGTCGCGCCGGGATGACGACGCGGTGCTGACCTCCGGCAAGCAGAGCATCACCGAGATGATGGTTCCCGCGCGCGACGGCACCGAGCGCCACTGGCTCACCTACCGCTTCATCGTGCGGGAGCGCTCGGGGCGGCGGCTGCTGGCGGGCGTGGCGGTGGACATCACCGACCGCAAGGCCATGCAGGCGCAGCTCGTGGTGTCGGACCGGCTGGCGGCGGTGGGGACGCTGGCGGCGGGCGTGGCACACGAAATCAACAACCCGCTGGCCTTCGTCCTCTCCAACCTGTCGTTCCTCGCGGGCGAACTGCACGCCCTGGCGCCGGAGTTGCCGTCGGGCCGCATGGCGGAGCTGGAGGAGGTGCTGCGCGAGGCCACCGACGGCGCGCACCGCGTGCGGCAGATCGTCCGGGACTTGAGGACCTTCTCCCGGGGCGACGACGAGGTGGCCACCGCCGTCAACGTGCAGGCGGTGCTCGAGTCGGCCATCACCCTGGCGCGCAGCGAGCTGAAGCTGCGCGCGCAGCTGGTCCGCGACTACTGCGAGGTGCCGCTGGTGGAGGGCAACGAGGGCCGCTTCGGACAGGTGTTCCTCAACCTGCTCATCAACGCCGCGCAGGCCATTCCGATGGGCCAGTCGGAGCAGCACGAGGTCCGGCTGAGCCTGCGGAGCACCGGGGACCGCGTCATCATCGAGGTGCGCGACACGGGCGTGGGCATGCCGCCGGAGGTGCGCGCCCGCATCTTCGACCCCTTCTTCACCACCAAGCCGGTGGGCGAGGGCACGGGGCTGGGCCTGTCCATCTGCCACGGCATCGTCACCGGCTTCGGTGGAGACATCTCCGTGGAGAGCGAGGAGGGACGGGGCAGCACCTTCCGCGTCTCCCTGCCGGTGGCGCGACGCGCGAAGGAGCCGGTGGAGCCGCCGCTGCGCATGCCCCTGGTGGGCTGA
- a CDS encoding SDR family NAD(P)-dependent oxidoreductase, with the protein MRPLPIDQGTVLIIGAARGIGRELARLLARRVRTLVLVDHQAQVLEPLREELLLNYPTLGVLVESCDVCDPQQVDALLASLESQFVRVDVLVNNAAEGDQALYAQEGWGRVEAMLRANVWVPALLTHRLLKPMLERGRGGILNIGSGAAQLILPGSATFSATQRFLDGFTEALRLEVEGQGVTVTRVAPGPLWEAGVEGAESLAPFFHLSLERCAREALAGFERGQALVYPGLGHRWVMRLLPLLPRGLKRSLGRMALRGLRREALLLPPRQAPQTLPLAGEPSPA; encoded by the coding sequence ATGCGTCCTCTCCCCATCGACCAAGGAACCGTGCTGATCATCGGCGCGGCCCGGGGGATTGGCCGGGAGCTTGCCCGGCTGCTTGCGCGTCGCGTTCGGACCCTGGTGCTCGTGGACCATCAGGCCCAGGTCCTGGAGCCCCTGCGCGAGGAACTCCTGCTGAACTACCCGACGCTGGGCGTGCTCGTCGAATCCTGCGACGTGTGCGATCCCCAGCAGGTGGACGCGCTGCTCGCTTCGCTGGAGTCGCAGTTCGTCCGCGTGGACGTGTTGGTGAACAACGCCGCGGAGGGCGACCAGGCGCTCTATGCCCAGGAGGGCTGGGGGCGTGTGGAAGCCATGTTGCGCGCCAACGTCTGGGTGCCCGCGCTGCTGACGCACCGGCTGCTCAAGCCCATGTTGGAGCGTGGACGGGGCGGCATCCTCAACATCGGCTCCGGCGCGGCGCAGCTCATCCTGCCGGGCTCGGCCACCTTCTCCGCCACCCAGCGCTTCCTGGACGGCTTCACGGAGGCGCTGCGCCTGGAGGTGGAGGGGCAGGGCGTCACGGTGACGCGCGTGGCGCCGGGGCCGCTGTGGGAGGCGGGGGTGGAGGGCGCGGAGTCGCTGGCGCCCTTCTTCCATCTGTCGCTGGAGCGCTGCGCCCGCGAGGCGCTCGCCGGCTTCGAGCGCGGCCAGGCCCTGGTGTACCCGGGCCTGGGGCACCGGTGGGTGATGCGGCTGCTGCCACTGCTGCCTCGCGGGCTCAAGCGGAGCCTGGGGCGGATGGCGCTGCGGGGCCTGCGGCGGGAGGCGTTGCTGCTCCCTCCCCGGCAGGCCCCCCAGACGCTGCCGCTGGCGGGCGAGCCATCACCCGCGTGA
- a CDS encoding exodeoxyribonuclease III, producing MRVVSWNVNGLRSVHRKGFLPWLAGCRAQVVGLQEVRARADQLPDEVRSPSRWKTHFVAAERPGYSGVGLYSRLEPDEVVTVLGVGELDVEGRLQIARFGKLTVVNGYFPNGNGKDRDLSRIPYKLTFYRRLFERLEKPLRDGGRVLVMGDFNTAHQDIDLARPKENRETSGFRPEEREEFDRWIRAGWVDTFRHFNKGGGNYSWWSQRAGVREKNIGWRIDYVLASPAAMAYVRKAGIHPDVLGSDHCPVSVDLDPAVR from the coding sequence GTGCGAGTCGTTTCGTGGAACGTGAACGGACTTCGCTCGGTGCACCGCAAGGGCTTCCTGCCCTGGCTCGCGGGGTGCCGGGCGCAAGTCGTTGGTCTGCAGGAGGTCCGCGCGCGCGCCGACCAGCTTCCCGACGAGGTGCGCTCACCGTCCCGGTGGAAGACGCACTTCGTGGCGGCGGAGCGGCCGGGCTACAGCGGCGTCGGACTGTACAGCCGCCTGGAGCCCGATGAAGTCGTGACGGTGCTCGGCGTGGGGGAGCTGGACGTCGAAGGGCGCCTGCAGATTGCCCGCTTCGGCAAGCTCACCGTGGTGAACGGCTACTTTCCCAACGGCAACGGGAAGGACCGGGACCTGAGCCGCATCCCCTACAAGCTGACCTTCTACCGGCGCCTCTTCGAGCGGCTGGAGAAGCCCCTGCGCGATGGTGGCCGGGTGCTGGTGATGGGGGACTTCAACACAGCGCATCAAGACATCGACCTGGCGCGGCCCAAGGAGAACCGGGAGACGAGCGGCTTCCGGCCCGAGGAGCGCGAGGAGTTCGACCGGTGGATTCGCGCCGGCTGGGTGGACACCTTCCGCCACTTCAACAAGGGTGGGGGGAACTATTCGTGGTGGAGTCAGCGGGCCGGCGTTCGGGAGAAGAATATCGGCTGGAGAATCGACTATGTCCTGGCTTCGCCAGCGGCCATGGCCTACGTGCGCAAGGCTGGCATCCACCCGGACGTGCTCGGCTCGGACCACTGTCCGGTGAGCGTGGACCTGGACCCCGCGGTTCGCTGA
- a CDS encoding universal stress protein, with translation MATVSRILVPVDLSDGSREVIDYAVKLARPFKASVEVVHAWEPPQYVAPDLLVAAPGWNSQSLEHVAVEAATKELTAQMNQGEPPGVPVSQKIVVGEAASTILDLAEQDQCDLIVMGTHGRRGLPRLLLGSVAQKVVARASCPVLTIHLSERK, from the coding sequence ATGGCGACTGTTTCCCGAATCCTCGTTCCCGTGGACCTGTCGGACGGCTCCCGGGAGGTCATCGACTACGCGGTGAAGCTCGCTCGGCCTTTCAAGGCATCGGTCGAGGTGGTCCACGCCTGGGAGCCCCCCCAGTACGTGGCGCCCGACCTGCTGGTGGCCGCGCCGGGGTGGAACTCCCAATCCCTGGAGCACGTCGCCGTGGAGGCAGCGACGAAGGAGCTGACGGCCCAGATGAACCAGGGGGAGCCCCCGGGCGTCCCGGTGAGCCAGAAAATCGTCGTGGGTGAGGCGGCGTCCACCATCCTCGACCTCGCCGAGCAGGACCAATGCGACCTCATCGTCATGGGCACTCACGGCCGGCGCGGCCTTCCCCGCCTGCTCCTGGGAAGCGTGGCGCAGAAGGTCGTCGCCCGCGCGTCCTGCCCGGTGCTCACCATCCACCTGTCCGAGCGGAAGTAG
- a CDS encoding FAD-dependent oxidoreductase produces the protein MSKAMICSCEDVTVDDIRHAVSRGFCDVESVKRYTGFGTGICQGKSCTAAVAALLEKEKALKPAAVVPFTPRPPLYPTELRMMASAPVDESQPPVGGLPQEVDAFPAALRPEGPVPAKAKVVIIGGGIMGLALAYNLARAGETDVVVLERGYLCAGASGRNGGGVRMQWGTPSLVELAKRSIELMKGFARELGINVWLRQGGYIFLAKTKPVAQRLERNVSLHNRFGVPTRLITPDEARGIVPGLTMKDCLIASYNPEDGVIFPWPFLWGYAQGCQKRGVRVETYTDVTGFETSGGQVRKVKTTRGDIACDTVVLAAGAWSPQVAKLVDVKLPNEPHRHEILSTEPLKPFLGPLVSVLDSGLYFSQSMRGEIVGGMGDAKEPAGLNMGSTLRFVSRFAQALMEQLPEVGHVKVLRQWAGCYDVTPDNNPILGRTPGLDNLLQMSGFVGHGFMMAPAVAERMAKWMATGESDELFTRFNLRRYSDAAGHSRDFGTGTLEREDMVIG, from the coding sequence ATGAGCAAGGCGATGATCTGCTCCTGTGAGGACGTCACCGTCGACGACATCCGTCACGCGGTGTCCCGGGGCTTCTGCGACGTGGAGTCGGTGAAGCGCTACACCGGCTTCGGCACCGGCATCTGCCAGGGCAAGAGCTGCACGGCGGCGGTGGCCGCGCTGCTGGAGAAGGAGAAGGCGCTCAAGCCCGCGGCCGTGGTGCCCTTCACGCCGCGCCCGCCGCTCTACCCCACCGAGCTGCGGATGATGGCCTCCGCGCCCGTGGACGAGTCCCAGCCGCCCGTGGGCGGGCTGCCGCAGGAAGTGGACGCCTTCCCCGCCGCGCTGCGCCCGGAGGGCCCGGTGCCCGCGAAGGCGAAGGTGGTCATCATCGGCGGCGGCATCATGGGCCTGGCGCTGGCGTACAACCTGGCGCGCGCCGGTGAGACGGACGTGGTGGTGCTGGAGCGCGGCTACCTGTGCGCGGGCGCGTCTGGCCGCAACGGCGGTGGCGTGCGCATGCAGTGGGGCACGCCCTCGCTGGTGGAGCTGGCCAAGCGCTCCATCGAGCTGATGAAGGGCTTCGCGCGCGAGCTGGGCATCAACGTCTGGCTGCGCCAGGGGGGCTACATCTTCCTGGCGAAGACGAAGCCGGTGGCCCAGCGGCTGGAGCGCAACGTCTCGCTGCACAACCGCTTCGGCGTCCCCACCCGGCTCATCACCCCCGACGAGGCGCGCGGCATCGTCCCCGGGCTCACGATGAAGGACTGCCTCATCGCGTCCTACAATCCCGAGGACGGCGTCATCTTCCCCTGGCCCTTCCTGTGGGGCTACGCGCAGGGCTGCCAGAAGCGCGGCGTCCGCGTGGAGACGTACACGGACGTCACCGGCTTCGAGACCAGCGGCGGCCAGGTGCGCAAGGTGAAGACGACGCGCGGGGACATCGCCTGCGACACCGTGGTGCTGGCCGCCGGCGCCTGGAGTCCGCAGGTGGCGAAGCTGGTGGACGTGAAGCTGCCCAACGAGCCGCACCGCCACGAAATCCTCAGCACCGAGCCGCTGAAGCCCTTCCTGGGGCCGCTGGTGTCCGTGCTCGACAGCGGGCTGTACTTCAGCCAGTCCATGCGCGGCGAAATCGTGGGCGGCATGGGCGACGCCAAGGAGCCCGCGGGCCTCAACATGGGCAGCACCCTGCGCTTCGTGTCGCGCTTCGCGCAGGCGCTGATGGAGCAGCTGCCCGAGGTGGGCCACGTCAAGGTGCTGCGCCAGTGGGCCGGTTGCTACGACGTGACGCCGGACAACAACCCGATTCTGGGACGCACCCCGGGCCTGGACAACCTGCTCCAGATGTCCGGCTTCGTGGGCCACGGCTTCATGATGGCCCCCGCCGTCGCGGAGCGGATGGCGAAGTGGATGGCCACCGGCGAGTCCGACGAGCTCTTCACCCGCTTCAACCTCCGGCGCTATTCTGACGCGGCGGGCCATTCGCGTGACTTCGGCACCGGAACGCTGGAGCGCGAGGACATGGTCATCGGCTGA
- a CDS encoding lysophospholipid acyltransferase family protein yields MNALLSIWTWIEIGLVALVGFCVQLSLAILTWAFDRKRHVTGRCFRLIGVTAAKLTPFWRFGVHGPVPDKLAPNTVVVSNHESNADPFLISHLPWEMKWLGKASLFKIPVVGWSMWMAGDVPVHRGDRDSATGAMAKCRQWLAKGMPVMIFPEGTRSKTDDLLPFKDGAFRLAIEAQADVLPLAVSGTRRALPKHSWRFATSRGLVTVGTPISTKGMTLADVETLKNLAREQILSLRASLMPLTRTGTEPAVPPGPASAA; encoded by the coding sequence ATGAACGCACTGCTCTCCATCTGGACGTGGATCGAGATTGGCCTGGTGGCGCTGGTTGGCTTCTGTGTGCAGCTGTCGCTGGCCATCCTGACCTGGGCCTTCGACCGCAAGCGTCACGTGACGGGGCGCTGCTTCCGGCTCATCGGCGTCACCGCGGCGAAGCTGACGCCGTTCTGGCGCTTCGGCGTGCACGGCCCGGTGCCGGACAAGCTCGCGCCGAACACGGTGGTCGTGAGCAACCACGAGTCCAACGCGGACCCGTTCCTCATCTCGCACCTGCCGTGGGAGATGAAGTGGCTGGGCAAGGCCAGCCTCTTCAAGATTCCCGTGGTGGGCTGGAGCATGTGGATGGCGGGGGACGTCCCCGTGCACCGCGGCGATCGCGACTCGGCGACGGGCGCCATGGCGAAGTGCCGCCAGTGGCTGGCCAAGGGCATGCCGGTGATGATCTTCCCGGAAGGGACGCGCTCGAAGACGGATGACCTGCTGCCCTTCAAGGACGGCGCGTTCCGGCTGGCCATCGAGGCGCAGGCGGACGTGCTGCCCCTGGCGGTGAGCGGGACGCGGCGGGCGCTGCCGAAGCACTCCTGGCGCTTCGCCACCTCGCGCGGTTTGGTGACGGTGGGCACGCCCATCTCCACCAAGGGGATGACGCTGGCGGACGTGGAGACGCTGAAGAACCTGGCCCGCGAGCAGATCCTGTCGCTGCGGGCTTCGCTGATGCCGTTGACGCGCACCGGCACCGAGCCGGCGGTGCCGCCGGGGCCAGCCAGCGCCGCGTGA
- a CDS encoding alpha/beta fold hydrolase, with translation MPYRRTTRFVTAPDGTRVAWHTHFGNLREATADAELVARPTVLLTNGIGSSENFWRYLVGNLEQDHRVVHWNYRGHGSSDESLGDGYQIRVHVDDLERITEAVMARGDGRPPHHVAFSMGVRVLLDLYRRRPDLVPSMTLIAGAPGAFGSGVDSTGARAFLSATRGMLKLATPTLPLAAPMAHAVMASRFAYPLARMVGALRARAPRADIDEFMLALRRMSPRAYWYTLRGMVEGHAWDVARTVQVPTLIVAASNDLLVPLREMERMRDAMPHAHWMRVDDAGHAGLLEAGSEIAEAVRVFLVDHGLEPPHEVGEHAPVPPS, from the coding sequence ATGCCCTACCGTCGCACCACGCGCTTTGTGACTGCCCCGGATGGTACCCGGGTCGCCTGGCATACCCACTTCGGCAACCTCCGGGAGGCCACCGCCGACGCAGAGCTGGTGGCCCGCCCCACGGTGCTGCTGACGAACGGGATTGGCTCCTCGGAGAACTTCTGGCGTTACCTGGTGGGAAACCTGGAGCAGGACCACCGGGTGGTGCACTGGAACTACCGGGGCCATGGCAGCAGCGATGAATCCCTGGGGGACGGGTACCAGATTCGCGTGCACGTGGATGACCTGGAGCGCATCACCGAGGCGGTGATGGCCCGGGGGGATGGGCGCCCGCCGCACCATGTGGCGTTCTCCATGGGCGTGCGCGTCCTGCTGGACCTGTATCGGCGGCGGCCGGACCTGGTTCCGTCCATGACGCTCATCGCCGGGGCGCCGGGGGCGTTCGGCTCGGGGGTGGACTCGACGGGGGCCCGCGCGTTCCTGTCCGCCACCCGGGGCATGCTCAAGCTGGCCACGCCCACGCTGCCGCTGGCGGCGCCCATGGCGCACGCGGTGATGGCCAGCCGCTTCGCCTATCCCCTGGCGCGGATGGTGGGGGCGCTCCGGGCCCGGGCGCCTCGGGCGGACATCGACGAGTTCATGCTCGCCCTGCGCCGGATGAGCCCCAGGGCCTACTGGTACACCCTCCGGGGCATGGTGGAGGGCCATGCCTGGGACGTGGCCAGGACGGTGCAGGTGCCCACGCTCATCGTCGCCGCCAGCAACGATTTGCTCGTTCCGCTGAGGGAGATGGAACGAATGCGTGACGCAATGCCGCACGCACATTGGATGCGGGTGGATGACGCGGGGCACGCCGGCCTGCTGGAGGCCGGGTCGGAGATCGCCGAGGCCGTGCGTGTCTTCCTCGTGGACCATGGCCTGGAGCCGCCCCATGAGGTCGGGGAGCACGCTCCGGTGCCTCCGTCCTGA
- a CDS encoding trypsin-like serine peptidase: MFPKSVRALFLVGALSACGTEAPPDVPNADGQEPLQSQESNVIVGSVNWVSATTLSGTQRTRSRAVGYLSIPAVGSRCTAWLVSRDVIITNNHCVGSSSEASGARVSFNYEDGVSSTARVWYNCGTMIRTWASDDMTALRCTATNGQLPGDVYGWLTVASANAATNASIYVVHQNCDYYTTSGCTPTKKSSPGVVRNANYSTTDLSYDADTLGGSSGSPVLSSSSHQVVGLHHIGLGGNSQGRGTANTGVKATRVKARLAEIGL; the protein is encoded by the coding sequence ATGTTCCCGAAGAGCGTTCGTGCGCTGTTCCTGGTGGGAGCCCTGTCTGCCTGCGGTACCGAAGCACCTCCCGACGTTCCCAACGCGGACGGCCAGGAGCCACTGCAGTCGCAGGAGTCCAACGTCATCGTGGGCTCGGTGAACTGGGTGAGCGCCACGACGCTGTCCGGCACGCAGCGCACGCGCTCGCGCGCGGTGGGCTACCTGTCCATTCCGGCGGTGGGCTCGCGTTGCACGGCGTGGCTGGTGTCGCGGGATGTCATCATCACCAACAACCACTGCGTCGGCAGCAGCTCCGAGGCCTCCGGTGCGCGCGTGTCCTTCAACTATGAGGACGGCGTCAGCTCCACCGCTCGCGTCTGGTACAACTGCGGCACGATGATCCGCACCTGGGCCAGCGACGACATGACGGCGCTGCGCTGCACGGCCACCAACGGCCAGCTCCCAGGTGACGTGTACGGCTGGCTGACGGTGGCCAGCGCCAACGCCGCCACCAACGCCAGCATCTACGTGGTCCACCAGAACTGCGACTACTACACGACGAGCGGCTGCACGCCGACGAAGAAGTCCTCGCCGGGCGTGGTGCGCAATGCCAACTACAGCACCACGGACCTGTCCTATGACGCGGACACGCTGGGCGGCTCGTCCGGCTCGCCCGTGCTGTCCTCGTCTTCGCACCAGGTGGTGGGCCTGCACCACATCGGCCTGGGCGGCAACTCGCAGGGCCGCGGCACGGCCAACACCGGCGTGAAGGCCACGCGCGTGAAGGCGCGCCTGGCCGAGATTGGCCTCTAG
- a CDS encoding lamin tail domain-containing protein — MPWSFRQMLAPLSALLLFMSACGDDPEVRPVCGNGIVEAGETCDDGNRNNNDSCDNSCRRPAPDAGTGEDAGTEDDAGTGEEDAGTGEEDAGTTEDAGTGEEDAGTTEDAGTGEDDAGTTEDAGTGEDDAGTAEDGGSGEPDAGSDEDGGSGEPDSGTDAGTGEDDAGTDAGTVQVSLDSFGPTGTFARTGTTGATFPEALTVRLREDAPAEVWVEVASSSAVLSVQGGLVRIAPGERSATVQVTANLAADPETDKATLTATLGNDTRAATVRVLAADQAAELATLSPEVISASAGQTQGFTVALDVPPAQDTVIQLALEPASLGTVPATVTVPANSLSAKFDFTAGSTGGEGQLVAALNGQSIAAAVQVTAGSSTGHVVISEFAPAGPGGAGDEFIELYNPTSSAVDISGWKLQYKSATSTTGYNSSYALPAGSVIAPRSYFLAVSSAYASTSGNTVTGNANWGSTIQMGGSAGHVRLGYPEMALTDAITSPLVVDTVGYGSNANQPEGTRIATVPPVAGSYERKASAASTVESMTTGADALLGNGHDSNDNSADFILRPTRQPQNASSAAEP; from the coding sequence ATGCCCTGGTCCTTCCGGCAGATGCTGGCGCCGCTGTCCGCACTGCTCCTTTTCATGTCCGCATGTGGCGATGACCCTGAGGTCAGGCCCGTTTGCGGAAATGGCATCGTCGAGGCTGGCGAGACGTGCGACGACGGCAATCGAAACAACAACGACAGCTGTGACAACAGCTGCCGTCGCCCCGCGCCCGATGCGGGCACCGGGGAGGATGCCGGCACCGAGGACGACGCCGGCACCGGTGAAGAGGATGCGGGCACCGGTGAAGAGGACGCTGGCACCACCGAGGACGCGGGCACCGGTGAAGAGGACGCCGGCACCACCGAGGACGCGGGCACCGGTGAGGACGACGCTGGCACCACCGAGGACGCGGGCACCGGTGAGGACGACGCTGGAACCGCCGAGGATGGTGGTTCGGGCGAGCCGGACGCGGGTTCGGATGAAGACGGTGGTTCGGGCGAGCCGGATTCCGGCACCGACGCGGGCACGGGCGAGGACGACGCCGGCACCGACGCGGGCACGGTCCAGGTCTCGCTGGACAGCTTCGGTCCGACGGGCACCTTCGCGCGCACCGGCACCACGGGGGCGACGTTCCCCGAGGCGCTGACGGTGCGTCTGCGTGAGGACGCTCCGGCGGAGGTCTGGGTGGAGGTTGCTTCGTCCAGCGCCGTGCTGAGCGTGCAGGGGGGGCTGGTGCGCATCGCCCCGGGTGAGCGCTCCGCCACGGTGCAGGTGACGGCGAACCTGGCGGCGGATCCGGAGACGGACAAGGCGACGCTGACGGCCACGCTGGGCAACGACACGCGTGCGGCCACGGTCCGGGTGCTGGCGGCGGATCAGGCCGCTGAGCTGGCCACGCTGTCGCCCGAGGTCATCTCGGCGAGCGCTGGCCAGACGCAGGGCTTCACGGTGGCGCTGGACGTTCCCCCGGCGCAGGACACGGTCATCCAGCTCGCGCTGGAGCCCGCGTCGCTCGGCACGGTGCCGGCGACGGTGACGGTGCCGGCCAACAGCCTGTCCGCCAAGTTCGACTTCACCGCGGGCAGCACGGGCGGCGAGGGTCAGCTGGTGGCCGCGCTGAACGGTCAGTCCATCGCGGCGGCGGTGCAGGTGACCGCGGGCAGCAGCACGGGCCACGTCGTCATCAGCGAGTTCGCCCCCGCGGGCCCCGGTGGCGCCGGCGACGAGTTCATTGAGCTCTACAACCCGACGTCGAGCGCGGTGGACATCTCTGGCTGGAAGCTCCAGTACAAGTCCGCCACGAGCACCACCGGCTACAACAGCAGCTACGCGCTGCCCGCCGGCTCGGTCATCGCGCCGCGCAGCTACTTCCTGGCGGTGTCGTCGGCCTACGCGAGCACGTCGGGCAACACCGTGACGGGCAACGCGAACTGGGGGAGCACCATCCAGATGGGTGGCTCCGCGGGCCATGTGCGCCTGGGCTACCCGGAGATGGCGCTGACCGACGCCATCACCTCGCCGCTGGTGGTGGACACGGTGGGCTACGGCAGCAACGCCAACCAGCCGGAGGGCACGCGCATCGCCACCGTGCCGCCCGTCGCGGGCAGCTACGAGCGCAAGGCCTCGGCCGCGTCGACGGTGGAGTCCATGACCACCGGCGCGGACGCGCTGCTGGGCAACGGTCACGACTCCAACGACAACTCGGCGGACTTCATCCTCCGTCCGACGCGTCAGCCGCAGAACGCGTCGAGCGCGGCGGAGCCGTAG